A window of Amycolatopsis sp. 195334CR genomic DNA:
TGGTCAGCCGGATCCGCCCGGTGCTCGGCGCGGACGTGCCGATCCGCGCGTTGTTCGAGGCACCGACGGTCGCCGCGCTCGCGCCGCGCATCGCCGGATACCGCACGGAAGAAGCCGGGCTGACCGTCGTGCCACGCCCGGAGCGCGTCCCGCTGTCCTCGGCGCAGCGCCGGTTGTGGTTCCTGCACCACGCTTCCGGGCCCAGCGCGGCGTACCACATGCCGCTGGCCTTCCGGCTTCGCGGCGAACTGGACGTCGACGCGCTGGAACAGGCGCTGGCCGATCTCGCCGAACGGCACGAAAGCCTGCGCACGGTGTTCCCGGAAACCGACGAGGAACCGGAACAGCTCGTGCTCGCCGACGCCCGGCCCCGGCTGCACACGGCCGAAATCGATCCCGAGGACCTGACCACGGCACTGGAAACGGCTGCGCGCGAGGGGTTCGACCTGGCGGCCGAGCCACCGTTGCGCGCCTACCTGTTCACCACCGCCCCCGACGAGCACGCGTTGCTGCTGTCGCTGCACCACATCGCCGGGGACGGCTGGTCGCTGGCGCCGCTGTGCCGCGGCCTGGCCACCGCCTACCTAGCCCGGCTCGGCGGCCGGGCGCCGGACTGGGAACCGCTCCCGGTGCAGTACGCCGACTACACGCTCTGGCTCGACCGCGACGCGGCCGCCGACGCCGAGATCGAGTACTGGCGCGAACGGCTGGCGGGCGCGCCCGATCAGCTGACCCTGCCGATGGCACGGCCGCGGCCGGAACGGGCGAGCCAGCGCGGCCGGACCGTCGAGTTCGCCTTGGACGCCGAGCTGCACGCCGCGCTGGCCGAGGTGGCGCGGCGGCATCGCTGCACGTTGTTCATGGTGCTGCACGCCGGGCTCGCCGCCCTGCTGACCCGGCTCGGCGCCGGTACCGACCTGCCGCTGGGCAGCCCGATCGCCGGCCGGACCGACGAGGTGCTCGACGAACTGGTCGGCTTCTTCGTCAACACGCTGGTGCTGCGCACCGACACCGCGGGCGACCCCACCTTCGCCGAACTGCTCGACCGCGTCCGCGAAACCGACCTGGCCGCCTACGAACACCAGCGGGTGCCGTTCGAGCGGCTGGTCGAGGAGCTGAACCCGGTGCGCTCGACCGGGCACCACCCGCTGTTCCAGATCATGTTCGTGCTGCAGAACGCGGGCGGCGCGGCGCTGTCGCTGTCCGGTGTGGACAGTGAACCGGTCACCGTCGCCACCAGCACCTCGCGGTTCGACCTGGTGTTCAGCCTGACCGAGCGGCCGGGCACCGGCGGGCTCGACGGTGACATCGAGTTCAGCACGGACCTGTTCGACGCCGACGACATCGACCTGCTGATCCGGCGCTGGCGGCGGTTGCTGCGCGCGCTGGCCGCCGACCCCGGGCAGCGGATCGGCGCGCCCGAGGTGCTGGCCGAGGACGAACGGCACCGGCTGCTCGTCGAGTTCAACGACGTCGACCGCGAGGTGACCGCGGCGAGCGTGGCCGAACTGTTCGAGGAACGGGCCGCCGCGCTGCCCGGGGCCACGGCACTGGTCCAGGACGACACGACGATGACCTTCGCCGAACTCGAACGGACCGCGAACCGGTTCGCCCACCACCTGATCGACCAGGGCGTCGGCACCGAAGAGGTGGTGGCGCTGCTGCTGCCGCGGTCCTTCGAACTGGTCGCCGGGATCCTCGGGGTGCTCAAGGCGGGCGCGGCCTACCTGCCCATCGATCCGGAGTACCCGGCCGACCGCGTCCGCTACATGATCACCGACAGCACCCCCCGGCTGGTGCTGACCGCGCCCGGCCTGGAACACCTGGTGCCCGACGGTGCCCCGCGGCTGGTGGTCACCGGCACCGGAACGCTCGACGCGCTGTCCACAACGGACACCGCACCGGCGGACGCGGACCGGGTGCGCCCGGCCCTGCCGGGCAATCCCGCCTACGTCATCTACACCTCGGGGTCCACCGGCAGGCCCAAGGGCGTGGTCATGCCCACCTCGGGCATCGTCAACGTGCTGGACTGGCACCGTGCCACGCTGCGTGGCGGGCCCGGCTGGCGGACCGCGCAGTTCACCGCGATCAGCTTCGACTTCTCGGTCCAGGAAACCCTGGTCACCCTGCTGATGGGCAAGGCGCTGGTGATCCCGGGGGAGCGCGTGCGCCGGGACCCGGACGAACTGGTCCGCTGGATCGACCGGCACCGGGTGAACGAATTGTTCGCGCCCCGGCTGGCGATCGAGGCGATGATCGAGGCCGCGACCGCGCAGGGCAGCGAGCTGGACTCGCTGACCGACGTGCTCCAGGGCGGCGAGGCGTTCATGGTCACCGACGCGATCCGGGAGTTCTTCCTGGCCCACCCCGATCGCCGGGCGTACAACTTCTACGGCCCCACCGAAACCCACGCCGCCACCGCGCACCTGCTCGACCCGGCGCCCGGCAGCTGGCCGCACCGCGTGCCGATCGGCCGGGGACTGGGCAACATGCGCCTATACGTGCTCGACGCGGGGTTGCGGCTGACCCCGCCCGGCGTGCCCGGTGAGCTGTTCATCGCCGGACCGCAGGTCGCCCGCGGGTACTTCGGCAGGCCGTCGCTGACCGGCGACCGGTTCGTGCCCGACCCGTTCGGGCCGCCCGGCACGCGGATGTACCGCAGCGGTGACCTGGTGCGCTGGACGCCGGACGGTTTCCTGGAATACCTCGACCGCATCGACGACCAGGTCAAGATCCGCGGGTTCCGGGTGGAACTCGGTGAGATCCAGGCCGCGCTGACCGCGCACCCCGACGTCGGCGAGGCGGCGGTCACCGTGCACACCGACGAGGGTGGGAGCAGGCTGGCCGGGTTCGTGGTGCCCAGGAACGGGGCGGTCGGTGCCGTCGACCTGTCCGCGGTCCGCGCCTTCCTCGGTGACCGGCTGCCGGAGTACATGGTGCCCGCGGTGCTCACCGAGGTGCCGGGGTTGCCCCGCACCCCGAGCGGCAAGCTCGACCGTCGCGCGCTGCCGGTGCCCGATCGCGCCCGTCCCGGCGGGGACAGCGGGTACGTCGAGCCACGTGACCGGCTGGAGCGGATCGTCAGCGAGGTGTGGGGCGACCTGCTCGGCATCGAACGCGTGGGCGTGCGCGACAACTTTTTCGATCTCGGCGGGCATTCGGTGGTGCTGCTGAAACTGCGGAGCAGGCTCAGCGAGGCCACCGGGGTCCGGCTCGGCGTGGTGGAGCTGTTCCGGCACACCACGGTTACCGCGCAGGCGCGGGCGATCGCCGCGGCCGGTCAGGGGAGCGAGCCGGGTGAACCCGAGCGGACGACGGCGGACCTGGGTGCCCGCGCGGCGGCGGGGCGGGCCCGCCTGGCGCGGCGCCGGAGCCGGGCATGAGCGCGGCCGGGCCCCGGCGCTGGTGGGTGCTGTTCGCCCTGTGCCTGACGCTGTTCATGACCGTGCTGGACAACACGGTGGTCAACGTGGCGATCCCGTCGATCATCGAGCAGCTCGGCGCGACCACCGCGGACGTCCAGTGGATGGTGAACGCCTACACCGTCGCGGTCGGCTCGCTGGCCGTGGCGGCGGGCGGGATCGCCGACCGCGTCGGCTACCGGGCGATGTGGCTGCTCGGGCTGGCGTTGTTCGCCGGGTTCTCCGTGCTCGCGGTGACCGCGACCGCGCCGGCGCAGCTGATCGTGGCCAGGGCGGGCATGGGGGTCGGCGGCGCGTGTGTCATCCCGGCCACGCTCGCCGTGCTCACCCGGGTGTTCGACGAGGCGGACCGGCCGCGCGCGATCGGCATCTGGACCGCGGTGGCCGCGGGCGGGCAGGCGCTCGGGCCGCTGGTCGGCGGGGTGCTGCTGGTCGAGTTCCCGTGGCAGGCGGTGTTCGCGCTGAACCTCCCGATCGCGGTGCTGTGCCTGGTCTTCGCCCGGTCGTGGGTGCCGGAGTTCCGCGGTACGGGCGGCCGGCGGCCGGACGTGGCGGGCGCGCTGCTCTCGGCCGCGGCCATGGTCGGCATCGGCTGGGCGATCATCGCCGCGCCGGGCCGGGGCTGGACGGCGCCCGAGGTGCTGGCCGCGCTGGTGCTCGGGGTGCTCCTGCTGGTGGCCTTCGTCCGGCACGAACTGCGCACCCGCGAGCCGATGCTGGACATGGCGTTGTTCCGGGTGCCCGCGTTCCGGCTGTCGGTGGTCACCAGCCTGCTCGCCGCCTTCGGCCTGGCCGGCTCGATCTTCCTGCTCACCCAGCACCTGCAGCTCAACTTCGGTTACTCACCGCTGGACGCCGGGGTGCGCACGCTGCCGATGGCCGCCGGGCTCCTGGTCTGCGGCAGCCTGGTCAGCGCCCGTGCCGGCGCCCGGCTCGGCGCCGCCCGCGGGATCACCACCGGGATGGCGCTGGCCGCCGCCGGACTGGCCAGCATCGCGCTGGTGCCCTCGTCGGCGGGTTATCCGGCACTGGCACCCGGACTGCTCGCCGCGGGCTGCGGGCTCGGCATCGCCGGGCCGCTGGTGGCGAACGCGCTGCTCGGCTCGGTGCCGCCGGAACAGACCGGGGCGGCCTCGGGCGTGCAGGGCATGGTGCACGAAACCGGGGCGTCCCTCGGGGTGGCGGTGCTCGGCGCGGTGAGCGCGGCGCTGTTCACCTGGCGCCTGCCCGGTGATCTCGAAGCGGGTTCCCTGGCCGAGGCGCTCGGCCGCGCGGAGTCCGGCGGACAGGCCGAGCACGCGCGCTCGGCCTTCGCCGGGGCGATCTCGGCGGCACAGCTCACCGGGGCCGGGCTGGTCCTGCTCTGCGGGGTGGTGGCCTGGTTCCTGCCCCGAACCGAACCGGCCGTGACGGCCGGGCGAACGACGAACACCGGAGGACAGCAGTGAGCACACCACTGGCGGGCAGGACCGCGATCGTCTCGGGGTCCAGCCGGGGCATCGGGCGCGGGGTCGCCGAACGGCTGGCGGCCGAAGGCGCCGCTGTCGTGGTCAACGGCATGGACAAGCGCGCGGTGGACGACACCGTGGCCGCGATCACCGAGGCGGGCGGCGCCGCGGTGGCGTGCGTCGGCGACGTCACCGCGGACGGGTTCCCCGAACACTTCGTGCAGATCGCCGTCCGCGAGTTCGGCTCGCTGGACATCGTGGTGAACAACGCCGGGTTCCCGTGGGACAACGTGATCCAGAAAACCACCGACGAGCAGTGGGACACCGTGCTCGACACGCACCTGAAGGCGCCGTTCCGCATTCTGCGCGCCGCCCAGCCGGTGTTGCGGGGGCAGGTCCGCGAGGACGACGAAAAAGGCCGCCGGGTGCACCGGAAGGTGGTCAACGTTTCCTCGATCGCCGGGATTTTCGGCAATGTCGGGCAGGCCGGGTACGCCTCGGCGAAGGCGGGCATCCTCGGGCTGACCAAAACCCTGGCCAAGGAATGGGGCCGCTACCGCGTCAACGTGAACTCGGTGGCGTTCGGGCTGATCGACACCCGGCTGATCCGCGCGGTCGGTGAGAACGACACGATCACCGTCGGCGACCGGGAAATCCCCATCGGCATCAACGAGGAGGTGCTCGAACGGATCCGGTCGACGGTGGCGCTGGGCCGGTTCGGCACGGTGGCCGAGGCGGCCGGGTCGATCTACCTTTTCTGCGGGCCCGATTCCGATTACGTCACCGGGGAGGTGCTGACCTGCGGGGGCGGGGTCACCATTTGAAACACCGGGTTTTTGTCGCTGTATCGCAATTCCTTGAACGGCCTGTCCCCGGACGGTAAATTTCGGGATGAATCGGCCTTTCCCCGCTCGCCGCGTTGTAAGGAGCTTTGTCATGTCCACAGGAATTCTCGGCGCCGCCGGTTATCTGCCGCCCCGGGTGGTCGGCAACGACCAGGTGGGTGCCTGGGTCGGGCAGGAGCCGTCCTGGATCCTCGAACGCACCGGGGTGGTCGAGCGGCACTACGCCGCCGACGACGTGTCCACTTCGGACATCGCCTGCCTCGCGGTGGAGAAGCTGTACGAGGGCTGCCAGGAGAAGCGGGCCAGCGTCGGCGCGGTCATCCTCGGCACCAGCACGCCGGACCACAACTTCCCGTCCACCGCGGCGATCGTGCAGGGCCGGATGGGGCTGGGCCGGGCGTTCGCGTTCGACCTGAGCGCCGCCTGCTCCGGGTACGTGTTCTCGTTCGTGATGGCGCACTCGCTGCTGTGTGCCGACCCGTCGCTGGACGAGGTGCTGGTCATCGGGTCCGACACGATTTCGAAGGTGCTCTACAAGCCCGACCGCAAGACGGTCACGGTGTTCGGCGACGGTGCGGCCGCCACCCGGGTGGGCCGCGTGCCGGACGGTTACGGTCTGCTCGCGCACTCCCTGATCACCGACGGGTGCAACGCCGACTTCGTCGGCCAGCCCGCCGGTGGCAGCCGCCGCCCGCTCGACGCGGAGACGGTGGATTCGCGTGAGCGGTACATGGTGATGAACGGGCGCCCGGTGCGAGAGTACTTCGAGGACGTGGTGCCGAAGCTGGTGCACGAGGTGGCCGAGCAGGCAGGGGTCTCGCTGGACCAGATCGACCACTTCGTCTTCCACCAGGCGAACCCGCAGATGCTGGCGGACTGCATCGAGACGATGGGGCTGGACCCGGCGAAGTGCCCGGTGCCCGGGGTCTACAGCGGGAACACCGGTTCGGCGTCGATCCCGCTGGTGCTGAGCCAGCTGGAGGCCAAGCGGGGTGACCTGGTGATGATGGCGGCGATCGGGTCCGGGATGACGGCGGGCGCGGCTGTGCTGCGCTGGTACTGAGTGGAGGGTGGTTTTCGCGGTGGAACGGCTTCCGGTTTTTGTGTACGGGACCCTGCGCAGCGGGCAGCGCAACCACGGGCTGATCGCGGAGCGGGTGGCCGAGCGGTTCCCGGCCAGAGTGAGCGGGCTCGGCCTGTTCGGGGACCGGATCCCGTTCGCGCTGGAACGGCCGGGGCAGCAGGTGATCGGTGAGCTGATGGTGCTCACCGAGGCCGGCTACGAGGCGGCGATGGCCGACCTGGACCGGCTGGAGCGGTACCACCCCGACCGTCCCGCGGACTGCCTGTACACGCGGGTGACGCGGCCGGTCGCCTACCTCGCGGCGAACGGGGAGTGGGCGGAGGTGCCCGCTTGGCTGTACCTGACGGGAGAGGCGGCGGCGGGGCGGTACGACGAAAACGTGCCGATTCTGGGTGGGGATTGGGTGGCTGTCCAGGTGTGATTTTGGTGGGTTGGGGGCTTGGTGGGGGCGGTGGGCCACCCCGGTTTTTTAGTGTGACTACGGCGAAGGCCCCGATGTCAAGGCGGGAAAGATGCCTTGACATCGGGGCCTTCGCCGTGTTTTTGGCTGTGAACCGGGGATGGGGAGGGCTGGGTGGGTAGGTGGTGTCGTTTTGGTGCCCGGCTGCCGGTAGGTGCCCGGCTGCCGGTAGGTGTTCGTGGTGCTGTGAATGTGGCTTTCACTGCCGATTCCGCAGTGAAAGCCACATTCACAGCATGGTCAGGCGGGGTGTGGCGGGCGGATGCCGCGGAATTCCCAGTCGCCGCCTTGGGCGGTGGAGAGGACTTGTTCGGATTCCGTGGGTTGCGCGCCGATCGGGCCGGTGACCGGGACCGGGCCGGTGACCACGGTGTTCCGCAGGACGCCCAGGCCGTCCGCGGAGATCTCTACCGTGTCGCCGGGCTGGATCGGGCGTGAGTTCGCCGGGGTGCCGGTCAGCAGGACGTCCCCCGGCTGCAGGGTGATCAGCCGGGCGATGTCCGCCACCAGGTAGTGCATGTCCCACGTCATCTCGTCCGTGGTCCCTTCCTGGACCACCTTGCCGTTCACCCGCGTCCGCAGCCACCGGCCGCGCGGGTCCCAGCCTTCGACCAGCCCCGGCCCCAGCGGGCACAGCGTGTCCGCGCCCTTGACCCGCAGCATCGAGCCTTCGTCGGTGTCGCGGAAGTCGTGCAGGCCGAGGTCGTTGGCCAGCGTGTAACCCCGGATGTACGCCGGGGCCTCGGCCACGCTGATGTTGCGGGCGGTCCGGCCGATGACCACGGCGATCTCACCCTCGTAGTTCAGCCACTTGCACCCCTCCGGCCGCACCACGTGGCCGTTGTGGCCGGTCAGGGTGGACACCGGTTTGTGGAAATAAGTCGGTGCTGTGCGTGGTTTGGCGCAGAACTCCTCGAAGCGGCTGCGGTGGTTGAGGTGTACGGCGATGATCTTGGAGGGACTCACCGGGGGCAGGTGGATGGCGGTCTCCGCGGCGACGGTGCGGCCGTCCGGGGCTCGAAGCCGGTCGCCCTCGCGGCGGACTTCGGTGGGGGTGCCGTCCAGCAGGATCCTGCGGTATTCGGTGGTCATCGGGTTCCTCCAGTCCATCCGCCGGCCGGCCGGTCGAACCACAGGTGGACCTGACCGGTGCCGATCGCGTTCTCGTAGTCGCTGTACCGCCGCGCTGGGGCGGTGCAGTCCTGCTCACCGAGCGCACCGGCCAGCATCAGGTAGTGCGCGAACCC
This region includes:
- a CDS encoding fumarylacetoacetate hydrolase family protein — protein: MTTEYRRILLDGTPTEVRREGDRLRAPDGRTVAAETAIHLPPVSPSKIIAVHLNHRSRFEEFCAKPRTAPTYFHKPVSTLTGHNGHVVRPEGCKWLNYEGEIAVVIGRTARNISVAEAPAYIRGYTLANDLGLHDFRDTDEGSMLRVKGADTLCPLGPGLVEGWDPRGRWLRTRVNGKVVQEGTTDEMTWDMHYLVADIARLITLQPGDVLLTGTPANSRPIQPGDTVEISADGLGVLRNTVVTGPVPVTGPIGAQPTESEQVLSTAQGGDWEFRGIRPPHPA
- a CDS encoding SDR family NAD(P)-dependent oxidoreductase; the encoded protein is MSTPLAGRTAIVSGSSRGIGRGVAERLAAEGAAVVVNGMDKRAVDDTVAAITEAGGAAVACVGDVTADGFPEHFVQIAVREFGSLDIVVNNAGFPWDNVIQKTTDEQWDTVLDTHLKAPFRILRAAQPVLRGQVREDDEKGRRVHRKVVNVSSIAGIFGNVGQAGYASAKAGILGLTKTLAKEWGRYRVNVNSVAFGLIDTRLIRAVGENDTITVGDREIPIGINEEVLERIRSTVALGRFGTVAEAAGSIYLFCGPDSDYVTGEVLTCGGGVTI
- a CDS encoding non-ribosomal peptide synthetase; the protein is MNLSFGQERLWFTHQLDATGHAQNVPVAVRVRGELDVAALTGAWARVVARHEVLRTVVRADHGEPRPALLEVAEVAAVRTGDPSRADEELRAEAAYRFDLAAGPLVRVTVWRLGERDHLIGVVLHHLVCDAWSLNLLFEDWARAYRGEELPPPPAATYADFAVRQRENDAFTAQLEHWAANLAGAPADTGLRPDRPRTGAPSFRGAQLRFTVPGEAANRVKDLARAQRCTPFMVLLAAFQAALGARTGTDDVVTGTPMAARTDPDFERVAGYFLNTLPIRVSLAGDPDFRTLLGRVREACFGAYRHQDVPFEKLVDRLQPDRALGANPFFRTMLVVRDEGAELALPGAETEVSFVPNGTAKLDLTLYLSEKDGELAGELEYDTDLYDEDTVCAFAAHFGRLLDAVTANPDDRLSAVPVLDPAETRRVLDWGTGERTDPGDATLTERFAEVVRRQPDAVAVVSGEERLTYAELDRRADRVAAVLAARAAGSVVAVALPRSAELMVALWGVLKAGLAYLPVDPELPAERIAAMLADADAKTGLTLAKHDLPGEGWLAVDDLPEDAAAVGERRDRALYVMFTSGSTGRPKGVVVEEPGVVNRLDWMQRAFELTADDVVLQKTPIGFDVSVWELFWPLITGARLVLAEPGGHRDPRYLAGLIQDEGVSVLHFVPSMLGVFAEEPSAAGCTSVRDIVCSGEVLPGALRDRVAEVLPGARLHNLYGPTEASVDVTWWPCGRERDPDVPIGFAAPNTLLYVTDAWGRLLPPGVDGELWIGGVQVARGYAGRPDLTAERFAPDPFGPPDDTAARSGSVGGGGRVTGGRMYRTGDRCRWRADGSLAYTGRGDRQVKIRGLRVEPGEIEAVLRAHPSVRQAVVLARDDGRGSLRLDAYVVPSAAVDSAELRAFARSRLPEQLVPATWTSVDTVPVTANGKLDVSALPDPEPPETTVATGALTPLQETLCRIFAGVLGVPEVGVHDDFFALGGHSLLATRLVSRIRPVLGADVPIRALFEAPTVAALAPRIAGYRTEEAGLTVVPRPERVPLSSAQRRLWFLHHASGPSAAYHMPLAFRLRGELDVDALEQALADLAERHESLRTVFPETDEEPEQLVLADARPRLHTAEIDPEDLTTALETAAREGFDLAAEPPLRAYLFTTAPDEHALLLSLHHIAGDGWSLAPLCRGLATAYLARLGGRAPDWEPLPVQYADYTLWLDRDAAADAEIEYWRERLAGAPDQLTLPMARPRPERASQRGRTVEFALDAELHAALAEVARRHRCTLFMVLHAGLAALLTRLGAGTDLPLGSPIAGRTDEVLDELVGFFVNTLVLRTDTAGDPTFAELLDRVRETDLAAYEHQRVPFERLVEELNPVRSTGHHPLFQIMFVLQNAGGAALSLSGVDSEPVTVATSTSRFDLVFSLTERPGTGGLDGDIEFSTDLFDADDIDLLIRRWRRLLRALAADPGQRIGAPEVLAEDERHRLLVEFNDVDREVTAASVAELFEERAAALPGATALVQDDTTMTFAELERTANRFAHHLIDQGVGTEEVVALLLPRSFELVAGILGVLKAGAAYLPIDPEYPADRVRYMITDSTPRLVLTAPGLEHLVPDGAPRLVVTGTGTLDALSTTDTAPADADRVRPALPGNPAYVIYTSGSTGRPKGVVMPTSGIVNVLDWHRATLRGGPGWRTAQFTAISFDFSVQETLVTLLMGKALVIPGERVRRDPDELVRWIDRHRVNELFAPRLAIEAMIEAATAQGSELDSLTDVLQGGEAFMVTDAIREFFLAHPDRRAYNFYGPTETHAATAHLLDPAPGSWPHRVPIGRGLGNMRLYVLDAGLRLTPPGVPGELFIAGPQVARGYFGRPSLTGDRFVPDPFGPPGTRMYRSGDLVRWTPDGFLEYLDRIDDQVKIRGFRVELGEIQAALTAHPDVGEAAVTVHTDEGGSRLAGFVVPRNGAVGAVDLSAVRAFLGDRLPEYMVPAVLTEVPGLPRTPSGKLDRRALPVPDRARPGGDSGYVEPRDRLERIVSEVWGDLLGIERVGVRDNFFDLGGHSVVLLKLRSRLSEATGVRLGVVELFRHTTVTAQARAIAAAGQGSEPGEPERTTADLGARAAAGRARLARRRSRA
- a CDS encoding 3-oxoacyl-ACP synthase III family protein, with product MSTGILGAAGYLPPRVVGNDQVGAWVGQEPSWILERTGVVERHYAADDVSTSDIACLAVEKLYEGCQEKRASVGAVILGTSTPDHNFPSTAAIVQGRMGLGRAFAFDLSAACSGYVFSFVMAHSLLCADPSLDEVLVIGSDTISKVLYKPDRKTVTVFGDGAAATRVGRVPDGYGLLAHSLITDGCNADFVGQPAGGSRRPLDAETVDSRERYMVMNGRPVREYFEDVVPKLVHEVAEQAGVSLDQIDHFVFHQANPQMLADCIETMGLDPAKCPVPGVYSGNTGSASIPLVLSQLEAKRGDLVMMAAIGSGMTAGAAVLRWY
- a CDS encoding gamma-glutamylcyclotransferase family protein; this translates as MERLPVFVYGTLRSGQRNHGLIAERVAERFPARVSGLGLFGDRIPFALERPGQQVIGELMVLTEAGYEAAMADLDRLERYHPDRPADCLYTRVTRPVAYLAANGEWAEVPAWLYLTGEAAAGRYDENVPILGGDWVAVQV
- a CDS encoding MFS transporter, translating into MSAAGPRRWWVLFALCLTLFMTVLDNTVVNVAIPSIIEQLGATTADVQWMVNAYTVAVGSLAVAAGGIADRVGYRAMWLLGLALFAGFSVLAVTATAPAQLIVARAGMGVGGACVIPATLAVLTRVFDEADRPRAIGIWTAVAAGGQALGPLVGGVLLVEFPWQAVFALNLPIAVLCLVFARSWVPEFRGTGGRRPDVAGALLSAAAMVGIGWAIIAAPGRGWTAPEVLAALVLGVLLLVAFVRHELRTREPMLDMALFRVPAFRLSVVTSLLAAFGLAGSIFLLTQHLQLNFGYSPLDAGVRTLPMAAGLLVCGSLVSARAGARLGAARGITTGMALAAAGLASIALVPSSAGYPALAPGLLAAGCGLGIAGPLVANALLGSVPPEQTGAASGVQGMVHETGASLGVAVLGAVSAALFTWRLPGDLEAGSLAEALGRAESGGQAEHARSAFAGAISAAQLTGAGLVLLCGVVAWFLPRTEPAVTAGRTTNTGGQQ